ATTTATGGGGTGTTTGACGGGGCCACAACTTGCATGCTATCATCTTACCGAGCGCGTTACTCGCCGAAGACCGTGATGAGTCACGGAGACCCCCGCGAAGGCGGGGTGTACCCCTTCGGGGGTGTAGGCAGTAGGGCGCTCATTTTTTTTCAATAGAATTTCATTTTCCAGATATCGAATATTCTCATCCTGTAGGGAGTTGCTTGTCTTAGTGAAAGCAAACCAGCCTTCCTTGCTATATAGGCAGCCAATTCTTTTTTCGCTGGCCGCGCGTCAGGACGAGCGCCTAAGGAATTCCACTCCCAGCCAATTGCCCCCATAAGCACATCGGCGATTTGAATGCAATCCGAATCGTGAGACCGGATCGCCTCAACATTTCTAACCGGATTGTACATTCCAAACCTTGCAAGAGCACCACGGTTGAGAATCGTTTTGAATTCTTCGTAGGACGGGGCGCGCGGTCGCTGGTCTAGGTGAACAATAAGCCCCGTACCTGGTTGAACGAATTTGACGAACTTGTGCAGCAGGAGCTGATAATAGAGCTTGTAGAATCCTAACTCCCTATCCCCCTCGTGATAGGTGTTAAAGTCGATTTCGCTAGTGTTAACGACAAGCGACTTGAAGTATATTTTGTGGCTGCTGGCAAGCTCAAAAAACAAGTCAACCAGAGATTTGTATTGCGGCAACTTGCAGGCAGATACTTTTTTCCACTTCAACTCGGCGGTCATGTTGTTTTCTTCTCGCCACTCACGCATCCGATCCAAAAACAAAACGAGATCGACATCCGACAGCCTAGTTCCTCCGTAGACCATGTACTCACAAGTGAAGTCTCTACTCTCGTCGCAGAATGCGTGTAGAACAGCCATAGCCCACCGAAACCACAAGAAAATGCCGACTTTACAGGCCAATTGTCGATGTTTATAATGAGATGTGGGCGACGGGATTTGATACCCGCAAAGGGTGCGCGAGCACCCCACCGAAGGCCAACTTCAGCGCGTTTCTTTTCGCCACGCCCACAATGACTGATTGAAGCCCCGGCAGCCCTCCGCAAGAGTCTAGCCGGGGCTTCTTTTTTCTGGGCCGATCAGTTACGGCCCTCGCTCATGTTGGTTGCCATCGCATTAGCACCACCACCTTTCCTATCTGTTGTGCGCCGCTAGGCGCTTGGCGACCTCTAGGACGGATTGTTTGATACGGATGTGCCGCTTCGTCCCTACGCGGCAATACTCGAAGGGGTCTAAGGTTCCTTCCTTTAGTCCGACGCGCCGCGCCCATGCCTCTACAGCCTTGGGTAGCGCGCGTCCGCGACGTTGGAGCATTTCGGCTATTTCATTGGTCGAAAGCCCTGTCGTCGCAGACTCGACAAACTTATGCAACAACACTGTATCGGCGTGACCAGCGCCGGTCAATCGCCCTGAGCCGGATCGCGAAGAATCTAGGTTGGACGTAGCCGCGCTTGCTAATTCAATAGAGCCGTAGCGAGCAACGATTTCATCCAATTCTTCAGGGGTCAAATCGCTAAATTCAATGTTGCCGATCTTAACTTTCATAAATCCTCGCTTCTTTTTACACGGTAAACCCGCGATTCACGGAAACCGCCGACGTATACAATCGTTTCTGTGAATGTATGTCAAGCCCTGTAGATATCTACAAAACAAGAGTTTTTCTTGCCATTTTGGGGCTTAAAGATAGGCTTGGGGGTATGGCAAAGCGGAAAAAACCACGAAGGCCTGTGAATACCGGCATCATCAGGACCACCAGGACGTCACTCGACGACATCCTGCGGGCTTCATTCCAGATCACGAAGAAACCGCAGAGACCGCGACGGCGCAGAGCGAAGCGTCGCACGTAGGGCCGCCCCGTCGTCGATGTTCTTAATCAAAACTTAGCGCGATTTGGACCGTCGGTGTGGTTAGTGACGTGCATAATTCCGTCGGACCTAGTGCCCCGTGACTACGGGGTGGATCGCGCTGCGGGTGCCACGCTTGAACGGGGGATCTCGGCGTCCGGACGCAACTACATACGCCAGAGCCAATTTCAGTCCGCCGACAACTCAAACACGGGTAGACCTCGAATCGGCATTTACTCTGCGTGCTTGCCACCCCAGCAGCTTTCCTCCAAGCCCGAACGGGTGCGAGGCTGGGAGGCGAGCCCACGCCGTCAAGCTGGACGTGGCAGCGGTCGCTTCCACTTTGCGGAGCCGGCAAGCCTCAACCCGAATAGAGCATTACACGGCCCTTAGTCGACCCTTAAGCGCCCCTTGCGCGCCCCCTAGCAATGAAATCGTGTGGCATAGTTGCTTCAGAACGAAACGGAGCAACAGGCCATGCCAATCGACATCACAAACGAAACGCTCCTTAGCCTGACCGAGGCGACGAAGGTCCTCCCGCCCGTCAACGGCAAGCGGCCGGCTATCGCCACGCTTTGGCGGTGGTGCCGTAAGGGCCTGGGCGGGGTGCAGCTCGAATACGTCCGCGTCGGCCGCAACATCGCCACGAGCCGAGAAGCGTTAAACCGATTCGTCAATGCCTTGGCGGCCGCAGACGTACCCCCGGAACAACCGCAGCTTGAACGAGTTCGAGAGACCCTGGCGCCGGCACCGCGCGCCCGGCAGCGAATGCTCGACGATGCAGATCGCATCCTTGAGCGGGCACGCATCTGATATGGCCACAGCCACGAATAACGCAGCAGAAACAGCTTTGAGGTTGACGGCCCAAGCACGGCAGAGTGACAGATGGGCGAAGTGAAGGACGTAACTAATCACGCTGAATGAGGTTGGATCATGACGATCGACGAAACGTTGCCCCATGCCCTCGCTCTCGCAGAACGCGGCTGGCGCGTGTTTCCGGTCGGGCGCGACAAGAAGCCGCTCGTCAAGGCGTGGCCCACGGC
This window of the Phycisphaerae bacterium genome carries:
- a CDS encoding DUF3800 domain-containing protein, whose amino-acid sequence is MAVLHAFCDESRDFTCEYMVYGGTRLSDVDLVLFLDRMREWREENNMTAELKWKKVSACKLPQYKSLVDLFFELASSHKIYFKSLVVNTSEIDFNTYHEGDRELGFYKLYYQLLLHKFVKFVQPGTGLIVHLDQRPRAPSYEEFKTILNRGALARFGMYNPVRNVEAIRSHDSDCIQIADVLMGAIGWEWNSLGARPDARPAKKELAAYIARKAGLLSLRQATPYRMRIFDIWKMKFY
- a CDS encoding DUF1580 domain-containing protein yields the protein MPIDITNETLLSLTEATKVLPPVNGKRPAIATLWRWCRKGLGGVQLEYVRVGRNIATSREALNRFVNALAAADVPPEQPQLERVRETLAPAPRARQRMLDDADRILERARI